The window TCCGCGTGGGCGAGGCTGCCACACAAGGTGCCGCGGTTGCGGATGACGCGGTGGGCGACCAGGCGCATGGCTGCGGACAGCAGCGGGCAGACGCGCGCCACCACCTCGGAATCCTCGACATCGGCCTGGCGGGCGAGCGCTTCGACAGCAACACCCCCATCGCGCTCGTAGATGGCGTCCAGTCCTCTTACCCGGTTGATGTCGACCAGGTGCGACGGGCGCGCGAGCCGGAAGTTGAGCAGCGGAACCAGGGACTGGCCGCCCGCCAGCACCTTGGCGTCGTCCAGCCCGGCGAGCAACGCACACGCCTCCGCGATCGTCGTCGGGGCGTGGTATTCGAACGGAGGCGGCTTCACTCCAGGATGGCCACGGCGCGGCAGGGGGCTGCCTCGCCTCCCTGGAAGCGCCAGGGAAAGCAGCCGAACGAGATCTTCTGGTCGAGCACCTGGTCGATCTGCCCGCCCAGGTTCTCGATGTGGACGACGTCATGCGGGAAGAGCAGGGTGTGCATGATCTGGTAGTCGTCCTTCGGGAAGAGCTCGCCAAGGCTGCGGCCCAGCTTCTTCTCCGCCTCCTCGGCTTCGTCGGCGCGAATGCGCCGGATGACGGTGTTCATCGGGTGGTCCGCGCTCCCGGCGTCGACCGCAATCCAGCGCACGCCGCGCTCCAGCACCCACTCGGCGAAGGCGCGAGCCGGCCCAGGGTGGCGGATGAAGTACCTGGTCTCATCCACCTGCGTGCGATCGGCCCAGTTCTCGGGATAGTAGCGGTGATAGCCGGTGTGGATGACGAGGATGTCGCCACGCTCGATCCGATGACCGGTGTCCCTCTCCCAGCGCTCGAAGTGCTCCGGCCCGTAAAGCTCGTAGTCGCCCACCCCCATGCGCTCCAGGTCGACGACGCAGGCGGGGCCGATGAGGAAGTCCAGCCCGAGCTCGCCGATGAACTTGCCGCCGGAGAGGAAATGCGCCGGGGCGTCCAGGTGAGTGCTGACGTGAAGCGTCATCGTGATCTCCTGGCCGCCGGCCTTGTCGAAGGCCAGGCGCTTGATCCATCGGATCGCCGGTCCGGCGTAGCCCGCGAACGCCGGCGTGTGCAGCGAGAAGTCCTGCGTCAGGTCGAGGAATCTCATGGCGCTGGATTGCGGACGCTATGCATCGACCTTCCTATTCGACGCCGCGCAGACGTGGACGGCTCATATTAGCGACCGCGTCGCCGGTCGACCCCAGCCCGGCCACTGCTATCTTCTGGACATGAGCACGTTCGTGCGAGTGGCCCACCGGCAGGGATGGGAGGTCGAGGTGATCCGGCATGCGGGCGAGGTCGAAACCGAGACCTTCGCTTCGCGCGAGGAGGCGATCACCCACGCCCAGTCCTTGGATCCTGAGTGGATCGAGGTCGGAGACATCGTCGGTCTCGGCACGCCGGCCCAGCAGCACTCGTGGACGACCCTTCGGCGGCGCGCGAATGGGTCTTACGCACCCAGCGCGCTCAAATGGCAAGCCAAGCGCGACGATTGAGTCACGGCAGGGGTCCTGGTCGCCGCACTAGCGCGATGCGATCAGAGATTTCCAGGCTCGTTCATCGAGCGGGTCCACTCGACGCAGGCCCGCGATGCCATCAAACCCCGAGTCGGCGCTGACGATCGTGCGTATGCCGTTGTTGAGGCATGTGGCGGCGTGTATGCGATCGTTCGCGCCGAGGTTTGGAGCTCGGAGTGACAGGGCGGCGAGGAAGATCTCGTCGGTGACCGGGAGCAGCGGCGCCAGAACCGTGTAGCTGCGGCGAGTGAGACCTCTCAGATCGCCGGCCTTGGCCGACAGCTCGAGAAACCACATCTCCTCCATCACGGCCGGCGAGGTCTTGCCGTCGGCGCCGCCCACGGCAATGGCCCTGAGTATCTCGAGGCAGGGGGAGCGGTACCGACCGGCGCTGGCGCTGTAGACCAGGATGTTGGCGTCGACGAAGAAGGTCACCTGCGGGTCGTTTTCGAAACCCGCTTCGCCGGCCGTCGGTGCTCGGACTCGATCAACCGGTCCAGATCATCTGGGGCCACGAATCTCACGGGGTGCATCGCGGCGATCTCTTCAACCGCGCGCTGGCGATCATCCGCCGAAACCCCGCCGACAACCGAATCAATGGCCTCCCGTACAAGCCCCCCGATCGTCGAGCCCCGGCGCTCGGCCTCGGAGACGAGTCGCCGCCGCTGCTGTGGTGTGATCAAGACCTGGAGTCGTTCAGTCAGCATGCTCATAGCATACACATATCGGCCCGAGCCTCCTCCCTTCACCTCCACCCCGTGCTCAGCGCCCCAAGCAATCTGCGGATGGATGGCGGGCGGTCCGCGTCCCGCACCGGAACGACGCGAGCGAGCTTGGGATTGTGGCGGATCACAATCGCCTCGGTCGGCAAGCGTGGCGGTTCTTCCACCCTCAATAGAGATCCGCTCTCGGCCGCCGCCGCCCCCTCGAGTCGCTCACCGACTCCACGGATTGCGCCGGCGTCGAGATGCAGGCCGCAAAGCCCGACGAGGGCTCTGGTTTCAGACTCCCGCTGCGCGGCCAGCAGGCGGGCGAGCTCCGAGGTCTTGCGCGTCACCAGATCGAGGTCGGAGCTCCGCGGCGGTAGCGCCAGGATCGAGAGCGATTCGGCAAGCCGGCTGAGCTCGAGGCCGCGCCGCGATCAGCCTTCGCTGACCTGTGGGAGGGCGGCGATGAGCGGCAGCAGGAATGCCGCCTCGGCGCGCATGCGCGGGATCGTTTCACCGACCAGCAGATCGACCACCGCCGCCAGCGCGAGCGGCATTTGCTCGCGGGTCGCGGACCGGACGGCCGAGACCGCGCCCTCGATCTCCCGCCACACCTCCGCCAGGGCGCCCCGCAACGCGGCCTAGGGAGCCGGTGGCCCCGGGTCGGGAAGTAGGCCGGCCGGGCCGGTCACGTGCGATCAGGCACGGTCAGGTTCGACGGGGCGCTTGACCTCATCCCCCGAAGAATCGCGGTGCAGACCAGCGCGGCCGCGGCCAGCAGGGCGAAACCGATCGTGTAGCTGCCGGTGGCCGACTTCACTGAGGCCATGACCAGCGGCGGGAAGAAGCCGCCCAGCCCGCCTGCCGCCCCGACGACTCCGGTCATCGCCCCGACCTGGGCGGGAAACTCCCCCGCGACCAGCTTGAAGACGGCGCCGGTGCCGAGACCGAGCATCACGGCCATGGTCAGGCAGCTGATCGTCAGCGGCACCATGCTCTGGTACTCGAGCGCGAGCACGCCTGCCAGGACGGCCGTCCCGATGAAGCTCACGTACAGGACCTGCTGGGCGCTGAAACGGTCGGAGAGGTAGCCGCCGAGCGGGCGCGCCAGCACGGCCAGAAATGCGAAGCCGGCCGCTCGGGCGCCGGCGTCCGGCCGGGTCAGCCCGTGGACGCCGACCAGCAGCTGGGGCAGGTAGAGGAACATCGCCACGAATCCGCCGAAGGCGACGAAATAGAAGAGGGTGAACGCCCATGCACGAGGCTCGCCGGCGATCACTTTGAAGGGAGCGAGCCAAGGCGCGGCGGCCGGCCGGGGGGCGGGCGGCTCCTCGGCCAATAAAAGGAAGCCAAGCCCGACCGCCAGGACCAGGACGGCGCCGGCGATGAACGGCGCGGCCAGGCCCCACGTCTGGGCGATGAAGGGCGCGGTCAGACCGGTGAGCACCGTGCCCCCCATCCCCATGCCGTAGACCCCAAGGGCGAACCCCTGCCTTGCCTTCGGATACCAGCGACTCACGAAGGGCACCCCCACGGCGAAGGACGCGCCCGCAAAACCCATGAGGAATCCGAACGCGACCAGGCCGGCAAAGCTGAGATGCCAGACGGCGAGCGCCAGCAGGGTCAGCGTGGTGAAGCCCATCAACGGCGGGAACGTCCGTCTCGCGCCGTACCGATCGGTCAGGACGCCCATCGGCACCCGCATGAGGGAACCGAGGATGACCGGAATCGCAACCAGCCACCCGACCTGAACTTCTGTGAGCCCGAGGTCCTGCTGAAGCACCGGCGAGAGCGGCCCGTACAGGGCCCAAACATAAAAGCAGGTGAAGAAGGCGACGGTGGCCAGCGACAGCGCCTTCAGCTGCCGCATCGGGTCGCTTTCAGGCATGGGCCTGCGCCAGCTCATCCCTCAGCGGCTGGATGAGACGGGACATCTCCAAATCCTCACCTGAACTACAGACGGGAGGTGCCATGCCCCGAGTCTGCCGCCTGGACCCCAGGCGCAACGGGGCCGAAGGTCCCTTCTCGGGCAGGCCGAACGGGGTTACGCGATCCGTGCGATGCGGACGCGCCACGCCTCCGGT of the bacterium genome contains:
- a CDS encoding cyclase family protein translates to MRFLDLTQDFSLHTPAFAGYAGPAIRWIKRLAFDKAGGQEITMTLHVSTHLDAPAHFLSGGKFIGELGLDFLIGPACVVDLERMGVGDYELYGPEHFERWERDTGHRIERGDILVIHTGYHRYYPENWADRTQVDETRYFIRHPGPARAFAEWVLERGVRWIAVDAGSADHPMNTVIRRIRADEAEEAEKKLGRSLGELFPKDDYQIMHTLLFPHDVVHIENLGGQIDQVLDQKISFGCFPWRFQGGEAAPCRAVAILE
- a CDS encoding PIN domain-containing protein; translation: MTFFVDANILVYSASAGRYRSPCLEILRAIAVGGADGKTSPAVMEEMWFLELSAKAGDLRGLTRRSYTVLAPLLPVTDEIFLAALSLRAPNLGANDRIHAATCLNNGIRTIVSADSGFDGIAGLRRVDPLDERAWKSLIASR
- a CDS encoding NarK/NasA family nitrate transporter; this encodes MSWRRPMPESDPMRQLKALSLATVAFFTCFYVWALYGPLSPVLQQDLGLTEVQVGWLVAIPVILGSLMRVPMGVLTDRYGARRTFPPLMGFTTLTLLALAVWHLSFAGLVAFGFLMGFAGASFAVGVPFVSRWYPKARQGFALGVYGMGMGGTVLTGLTAPFIAQTWGLAAPFIAGAVLVLAVGLGFLLLAEEPPAPRPAAAPWLAPFKVIAGEPRAWAFTLFYFVAFGGFVAMFLYLPQLLVGVHGLTRPDAGARAAGFAFLAVLARPLGGYLSDRFSAQQVLYVSFIGTAVLAGVLALEYQSMVPLTISCLTMAVMLGLGTGAVFKLVAGEFPAQVGAMTGVVGAAGGLGGFFPPLVMASVKSATGSYTIGFALLAAAALVCTAILRGMRSSAPSNLTVPDRT